One Cydia fagiglandana chromosome 11, ilCydFagi1.1, whole genome shotgun sequence genomic region harbors:
- the LOC134668843 gene encoding allatotropins-like isoform X2, with protein MSIPMQLLLVVAAFCVLSDGAPDARIARAKQQRPTRGFKNLEMMTARGFGKRGRVSTRSERDVGAQTPPERTYRATPTYKSPAQHYARDFGKRTPEMEQEESNSYEPRRFNPKNLMMVARSFGKRSDETADEEEEKRPRRTDFKPDNKVNVAVGYGKRKMPDKRVYGLDNFWETLAAPEREGQEIEDDKLESIPLDWFVNEIVNNPDFARSVVRKFVDINQDGMLSSDELLRNV; from the exons ATGAGCATCCCCATGCAGCTCCTCCTGGTAGTCGCCGCCTTCTGCGTCCTGTCCGACGGCGCGCCGGACGCGCGCATAGCCCGCGCCAAGCAGCAGCGCCCCACCAGGGGCTTCAAGAACCTCGAGATGATGACAGCAAGGGGCTTCGGGAAACGGGGCAGGGTCTCCACTAGGAGTGAAC GAGATGTCGGAGCCCAAACTCCGCCAGAGCGTACGTACCGCGCAACACCGACATACAAGAGCCCAGCTCAGCATTACGCAAGAGATTTTGGAAAAAGAACGCCAGAAATGGAACAAGAAG AATCCAATTCTTACG AGCCCAGGCGCTTCAACCCCAAGAACTTAATGATGGTGGCTCGAAGCTTCGGCAAACGGAGTGATGAGACCGCTGATGAAG AAGAAGAGAAAAGACCAAGAAGAACGGATTTCAAGCCCGATAATAAAGTTAACGTAGCGGTCGGGTACGGCAAGCGAAAAATGCCGGACAAGCGAG TGTACGGGTTGGACAACTTCTGGGAGACGCTGGCCGCGCCGGAGAGGGAAGGGCAGGAGATTGAAGACGACAAGCTCGAAAG CATCCCATTGGACTGGTTCGTGAACGAGATCGTGAATAATCCGGACTTCGCGCGATCCGTGGTCCGCAAATTCGTAGACATCAACCAG GACGGCATGCTATCATCGGACGAACTCCTCAGGAACGTGTAA
- the LOC134668843 gene encoding allatotropin-like isoform X1: protein MSIPMQLLLVVAAFCVLSDGAPDARIARAKQQRPTRGFKNLEMMTARGFGKRGRVSTRSEQPRRFNPKNLMMVARSFGKRSDETADEVYGLDNFWETLAAPEREGQEIEDDKLESIPLDWFVNEIVNNPDFARSVVRKFVDINQDGMLSSDELLRNV, encoded by the exons ATGAGCATCCCCATGCAGCTCCTCCTGGTAGTCGCCGCCTTCTGCGTCCTGTCCGACGGCGCGCCGGACGCGCGCATAGCCCGCGCCAAGCAGCAGCGCCCCACCAGGGGCTTCAAGAACCTCGAGATGATGACAGCAAGGGGCTTCGGGAAACGGGGCAGGGTCTCCACTAGGAGTGAAC AGCCCAGGCGCTTCAACCCCAAGAACTTAATGATGGTGGCTCGAAGCTTCGGCAAACGGAGTGATGAGACCGCTGATGAAG TGTACGGGTTGGACAACTTCTGGGAGACGCTGGCCGCGCCGGAGAGGGAAGGGCAGGAGATTGAAGACGACAAGCTCGAAAG CATCCCATTGGACTGGTTCGTGAACGAGATCGTGAATAATCCGGACTTCGCGCGATCCGTGGTCCGCAAATTCGTAGACATCAACCAG GACGGCATGCTATCATCGGACGAACTCCTCAGGAACGTGTAA